A DNA window from Doryrhamphus excisus isolate RoL2022-K1 chromosome 2, RoL_Dexc_1.0, whole genome shotgun sequence contains the following coding sequences:
- the LOC131111789 gene encoding tetratricopeptide repeat protein 38-like isoform X1 produces MVSLGAEDKGVTRRLLEGLQELAKTPGSNYNHELAGSVGMPLCQALMEYQGGNYSETVELMYPIRYRIVELGGSNAQRDVFYQLLIHAALKSENTHHQKLGRYALQGLPHLCLSSSVRLERDDIVIMA; encoded by the exons ATGGTGTCTCTGGGAGCCGAAGACAAAGGTGTTACTCGGCGTCTGCTGGAAGGCCTCCAGGAATTGGCTAA GACGCCAGGCAGCAATTACAACCATGAGCTGGCAGGATCTGTAGGCATGCCCTTGTGTCAGGCCTTGATGGAATATCAGGGAGGAAATTACAGCGAAACTGTGGAGTTAATGTACCCCATACGCTACCGTATCGTGGAGTTGGGGGGCAGCAATGCACAG AGAGACGTCTTCTATCAACTGCTTATTCACGCAGCCTTGAAATCGGAGAATACGCATCACCAGAAACTTGGAAGGTATGCCCTGCAAGGACTTCCACATCTGTGCCTGTCTTCATCTGTTCGACTGGAGAGAGATGATATAGTGATAATGGCATGA
- the LOC131111789 gene encoding tetratricopeptide repeat protein 38-like isoform X2, giving the protein MVSLGAEDKGVTRRLLEGLQELAKTPGSNYNHELAGSVGMPLCQALMEYQGGNYSETVELMYPIRYRIVELGGSNAQRDVFYQLLIHAALKSENTHHQKLGSLVFDSNRSLLV; this is encoded by the exons ATGGTGTCTCTGGGAGCCGAAGACAAAGGTGTTACTCGGCGTCTGCTGGAAGGCCTCCAGGAATTGGCTAA GACGCCAGGCAGCAATTACAACCATGAGCTGGCAGGATCTGTAGGCATGCCCTTGTGTCAGGCCTTGATGGAATATCAGGGAGGAAATTACAGCGAAACTGTGGAGTTAATGTACCCCATACGCTACCGTATCGTGGAGTTGGGGGGCAGCAATGCACAG AGAGACGTCTTCTATCAACTGCTTATTCACGCAGCCTTGAAATCGGAGAATACGCATCACCAGAAACTTGGAAG TCTTGTGTTCGATTCCAATAGATCTCTTCTGGTGTGA
- the LOC131111789 gene encoding tetratricopeptide repeat protein 38-like isoform X3 translates to MVSLGAEDKGVTRRLLEGLQELAKTPGSNYNHELAGSVGMPLCQALMEYQGGNYSETVELMYPIRYRIVELGGSNAQRDVFYQLLIHAALKSENTHHQKLGRSLLV, encoded by the exons ATGGTGTCTCTGGGAGCCGAAGACAAAGGTGTTACTCGGCGTCTGCTGGAAGGCCTCCAGGAATTGGCTAA GACGCCAGGCAGCAATTACAACCATGAGCTGGCAGGATCTGTAGGCATGCCCTTGTGTCAGGCCTTGATGGAATATCAGGGAGGAAATTACAGCGAAACTGTGGAGTTAATGTACCCCATACGCTACCGTATCGTGGAGTTGGGGGGCAGCAATGCACAG AGAGACGTCTTCTATCAACTGCTTATTCACGCAGCCTTGAAATCGGAGAATACGCATCACCAGAAACTTGGAAG ATCTCTTCTGGTGTGA
- the LOC131111342 gene encoding uncharacterized protein LOC131111342, whose product MLAANRSHQHIAKQRSSVSVKCCDCVEMCKVQMLRALVNQRLAAAVEEIFVVIERTIAEYEEALSITKEENEQQRQLLDALFKKSEVVLHRADVHEEHFPCEQQEWCSRVEHQEPQPLYVKKEEEDHSLSQDGEHLEGLDDFPVIWVPVKNEDDEDKSQSGEKTRAEPPSGSSTQHFTTEADGDRCGGSQADILLAPLSDSDDTTPRSPDTDEDSRTFHTDKSLLNALNVAKLLMTVVI is encoded by the exons atgctagctgctaacagAAGTCACCAACACATCGCTAAGCAGAGATCAAGTGTGAGTGTAAAGTGTTGCGATTGTGTGGAAATGTGTAAAGTAcaaatgctgagagcgttgGTCAATCAGCGACTAGCTGcggctgttgaagaaatatttgtagtgatagaaagaaccatagcagagtacgaggaggcACTTTCTATAACAAAAGAGGAAAACGAGCAacaacgtcaactactggacgcCCTTTTCAAGAAATCTGAAGTTGTGTTACACAGAGCAG ACGTCCATGAAGAGCATTTTCCCTGTGAGCAGCAGGAGTGGTGCTCCAGAGTGGAGCACCAGGAGCCGCAGCCCCTCTATGTTAAAAAGGAAGAAGAGGATCACAGCTTGAGTCAGGACGGAGAGCATCTGGAAGGACTGGATGACTTCCCAGTGATTTGGGTCCCTGTGAAGAAcgaagatgatgaagacaaaagtcaaagtggGGAGAAGacacgggcggagcctccaagCGGCAGCTCAACTCAACACTTCACGACAGAAGCCGACGGAGACCGCTGCGGAGGATCACAAGCGGACATCCTCTTAGCTCCTCTATCGGATAGCGACGACACAACACCGCGCTCCCCTGACACCGATGAAGACTCGAGAACTTTTCACACTGATAAGTCACTTTTAAATGCTCTCAATGTGGCCAAACTTTTAATGACGGTTGTAATCTGA